A stretch of the Gossypium hirsutum isolate 1008001.06 chromosome D07, Gossypium_hirsutum_v2.1, whole genome shotgun sequence genome encodes the following:
- the LOC107956163 gene encoding uncharacterized protein, with amino-acid sequence MGHRVFLKVSQQKKVFRFGRKVKLSPRFIGPYRIFRRVGSVAYQLELPLELDHIHDVFHVSMLRQYQSDPSHILPVEKIEVRSAMTFEEEPVQILDRKVKVLRRKTISLIKVLWQNHGTKEATSEPEDSIP; translated from the coding sequence ATGGGGCATCGGGTTTTTCTTAAGGTATCTCAACAGAAGAAGGTTTTTCGATTTGGTCGTAAGgtcaagttgagccctaggttcattgggccttatcgaatttTCAGGCGAGTTGGGTCAGTTGCCTATCAGCTAGAGTTGCCTCTAGAGTTGGATCATatacatgatgtgttccacgtctcgatgttgagacaGTATCAGTCTGATCCATCTCACATTTTACCTGTTGAGAAGATTGAGGTGAGGTCAGCTATGACATTCGAGGAGGAGCCAGTACAAATTTTGGATCGAAAGGTAAAGGTCTTAAGGAGGAAGACTATTTCGTTAATTAAggttctgtggcagaatcatggTACGAAGGAAGCTACATCGGAGCCTGAGGACTCAATTCCTTAG